The genomic segment TCTGAGCGCCTCTACAATTAGTGCCAAGGTGAGAAAGCCAAGGTACATGACATCGAGCTTGTCGTAGCGGGTAAAAATGCGCCTGTAACCTTTGAGTCGTCTGAATAGACGCTCTATCTCATTGCGCTTTTTGTACAGCTCCTTGTCATATTCCCAGGGTTCCAAGCGATTGGGGTTTGGAGGAACCACGGGAACAAAACCCAAATCTCGGCTCAGAGTTCTTGTTTCATT from the Desulfocurvibacter africanus subsp. africanus DSM 2603 genome contains:
- a CDS encoding IS5 family transposase, with protein sequence NETRTLSRDLGFVPVVPPNPNRLEPWEYDKELYKKRNEIERLFRRLKGYRRIFTRYDKLDVMYLGFLTLALIVEALR